Proteins encoded by one window of Cyclobacteriaceae bacterium:
- a CDS encoding glycosyl hydrolase: protein MKKLYLIALCLFLVWMPTWAQRKGATSTAKTTVSYDEKLYNGIEWRSIGPYRGGRSAAVTGVSGKPNLFYFGATGGGVWRTTDAGNSWENISDGFFGGSIGAVAVSEWDNNVIYVGGGEKTVRGNVSYGYGMWKSVDAGKTWTAIGLKDSRHIPRIRIHPKNPDIVYAAVLGDLFKSSDERGVYKSIDGGKTWKRTLFANADAGAIDLCFDPNNPRIMYASTWRIRRTPYSLESGGDGSAMWKSTDGGETWTNITSNQGLPKGVWGIVGISVSPVNSNRVYAIIENENGGVYRSDDAGETWRKMNDNRNLRQRAWYYTRIYADTKDEDIVYVLNVSYHKSKDGGRTFESANAPHGDHHDLWIAPEDNQRMIMADDGGAQVTFDGGENWSTYHNQPTAQFYRVTTDNVFPYRIYGAQQDNSTVRIYHRTDGFAITEQDWETTAGSESGHLAPDPSDPDVVYGGNYGGLLEMQNHRTGESRAVNVWPNNPMGHGAEDMKYRFQWNFPIFFSPHNPKKLYTTSNHVHVSLNGGQSWETISPDLTRNDKTKLGPSGGPITKDNTSVEYYCTIFAAGESPYEKDFIVTGSDDGLVYATTDGGKEWKNITPQGMPEFMMFNSVEFDPHTKGGIYVAGTRYKLGDYRPYLYKSKDYGKTWTKITDGIDAGHFTRVLRADPKRKGLLYAGTESGMYISFDDGASWKPFQLNLPIVPITDLTIKNDNLIAATQGRSFWLIDDLTPLHQLSDQVAASDSYLFKPMPSYRMGPAFSFGRASRTAGQNHPGGVMVHYYLKDTAKAEVSLEFLQPDGKLIKKYSTKPNPKDKVEKLSLKQPGMNKFNWNMRYPEADRFDGLILWASSLNGPRALPGTYKVRLTVNGKAQETEFEILKDPRSDATDADMKAQFEFAQDVLAKVSETHNAIKKIRQAREQINRAIDPIKDQKEAMKDVLDKAKSIQDQMKTIEETLYQTKNRSGQDPLNFPIRLNNKLAHLNSLASSGNFAPTEQMVAFKNEITAEIDKHLNSLKKIFDEEIPAFNNLVKQRNIDAVVLKE, encoded by the coding sequence ATGAAGAAGCTCTACCTGATCGCATTATGTCTTTTCCTGGTGTGGATGCCAACCTGGGCACAACGAAAAGGCGCTACATCAACAGCAAAAACTACGGTTAGCTATGATGAAAAACTTTACAACGGCATAGAATGGCGAAGCATTGGCCCATATCGGGGTGGCCGTTCTGCTGCCGTAACCGGTGTTTCTGGTAAACCCAACCTCTTCTACTTTGGAGCCACAGGTGGTGGTGTTTGGCGCACTACCGATGCCGGCAACAGTTGGGAAAATATTTCTGATGGATTTTTCGGTGGATCAATCGGTGCCGTAGCTGTAAGTGAGTGGGATAATAATGTGATTTACGTTGGAGGTGGAGAAAAAACAGTTCGCGGTAATGTGTCGTATGGATATGGCATGTGGAAATCGGTTGATGCCGGCAAAACATGGACTGCCATCGGCTTAAAAGATTCACGCCACATTCCACGCATACGAATACATCCGAAAAATCCTGACATTGTTTATGCAGCAGTATTAGGTGATCTATTTAAATCTTCCGATGAGCGCGGAGTATATAAATCAATTGATGGAGGGAAAACCTGGAAGCGTACCCTATTTGCCAATGCCGATGCAGGCGCCATTGATCTTTGCTTTGATCCCAATAATCCGCGCATTATGTATGCGAGTACATGGCGAATAAGAAGAACACCGTATAGCCTTGAAAGTGGTGGCGATGGTTCAGCCATGTGGAAGAGTACGGATGGCGGAGAAACGTGGACAAACATCACATCAAACCAGGGATTACCAAAAGGCGTTTGGGGAATTGTGGGCATCTCGGTTTCTCCTGTTAACTCCAATCGTGTGTATGCCATTATTGAAAACGAAAATGGTGGTGTGTACCGCTCGGATGATGCCGGGGAAACCTGGCGTAAGATGAACGACAACCGTAATCTGCGGCAGCGTGCCTGGTACTACACGCGCATTTATGCCGATACCAAAGATGAAGACATCGTTTATGTTTTAAACGTTTCGTATCACAAATCAAAAGATGGAGGCCGCACATTCGAATCAGCCAATGCACCACATGGCGATCATCATGACTTATGGATAGCACCCGAAGACAACCAGCGCATGATCATGGCCGATGATGGTGGCGCACAGGTAACGTTTGATGGTGGCGAAAACTGGAGCACCTACCACAATCAACCAACAGCGCAATTCTATCGTGTTACAACGGATAATGTTTTTCCATATAGGATTTATGGCGCGCAACAGGACAACTCAACCGTAAGAATCTATCATCGTACCGATGGCTTTGCCATTACTGAACAAGATTGGGAAACAACGGCCGGCAGTGAAAGCGGTCACCTTGCACCTGATCCATCCGATCCGGATGTGGTTTATGGCGGTAACTACGGTGGCTTGCTGGAAATGCAAAACCACCGTACGGGTGAAAGTCGTGCCGTAAACGTTTGGCCAAACAACCCCATGGGGCATGGCGCAGAGGATATGAAGTATCGCTTTCAGTGGAACTTCCCGATTTTCTTTTCACCGCATAATCCTAAAAAGCTTTACACTACTTCAAATCATGTGCATGTTTCATTAAACGGTGGGCAGAGCTGGGAAACAATAAGCCCGGATTTAACCCGCAACGATAAAACCAAACTCGGCCCTTCTGGCGGACCGATTACCAAAGACAACACCAGTGTTGAATATTACTGTACCATATTTGCTGCTGGCGAATCGCCATACGAAAAAGATTTTATCGTTACCGGATCGGATGACGGACTTGTGTATGCCACAACCGATGGCGGAAAAGAATGGAAAAATATTACACCCCAAGGTATGCCTGAATTTATGATGTTCAACAGTGTTGAATTTGATCCGCATACAAAAGGAGGAATTTACGTTGCCGGAACACGCTATAAACTTGGTGATTACAGACCCTATCTCTACAAATCAAAAGACTACGGAAAAACCTGGACAAAAATTACAGATGGTATTGATGCCGGGCATTTTACCCGCGTACTGCGTGCCGATCCGAAAAGAAAAGGTTTATTATATGCCGGTACAGAATCAGGCATGTACATTTCGTTTGATGATGGCGCTAGCTGGAAACCTTTCCAGTTAAATCTGCCAATCGTACCGATTACCGATCTTACCATCAAAAATGATAACCTGATTGCAGCCACGCAAGGAAGAAGTTTTTGGTTAATTGACGATCTTACTCCTTTACACCAACTCAGTGATCAGGTTGCAGCAAGTGACTCATATTTATTCAAGCCCATGCCATCCTATCGCATGGGCCCGGCCTTCAGTTTTGGTCGTGCGTCCAGAACAGCAGGCCAGAATCACCCAGGTGGTGTTATGGTGCATTACTACTTAAAAGATACAGCAAAGGCTGAGGTAAGTTTGGAGTTTCTACAACCTGATGGAAAGCTGATCAAGAAATATTCAACAAAGCCAAATCCAAAAGACAAAGTTGAAAAGCTATCGCTAAAGCAGCCGGGAATGAACAAGTTTAACTGGAACATGCGCTACCCGGAAGCCGATCGCTTTGATGGATTGATCCTTTGGGCTTCTTCATTGAACGGACCGCGCGCTTTACCCGGAACCTATAAAGTAAGGCTTACCGTGAATGGAAAAGCACAGGAGACTGAATTTGAAATCCTGAAAGATCCACGATCGGATGCTACCGATGCGGATATGAAAGCTCAATTTGAATTTGCACAGGATGTGCTCGCGAAAGTAAGCGAAACCCACAATGCCATTAAAAAGATACGGCAGGCCCGCGAGCAAATCAATCGGGCCATTGATCCAATTAAAGATCAGAAGGAAGCCATGAAAGATGTTCTTGATAAAGCCAAATCAATTCAGGATCAAATGAAAACCATTGAAGAAACCTTGTATCAAACCAAGAACAGAAGTGGTCAGGATCCGCTAAACTTCCCGATAAGGCTTAACAACAAGCTGGCACACCTGAATTCATTGGCAAGCTCAGGAAACTTTGCGCCAACGGAGCAAATGGTAGCTTTCAAAAACGAAATCACAGCCGAAATTGACAAACACCTGAACAGCCTGAAGAAAATCTTTGATGAAGAAATCCCGGCCTTCAATAACCTGGTAAAACAAAGGAATATTGATGCCGTGGTGCTGAAAGAATAG
- a CDS encoding two-component regulator propeller domain-containing protein yields MKVSISRILLACVLIMSANVQAQERLNTFPPSKPLSQSSIDQWTGDDGLISNNLTSVVQGNHGFLWITAYNGLLRFDGHHFELFDRDNTPFLQSDAFYQTYKEGDKLWLATQGSGIVVYEKNTLKPYQPKGGTLPSSIRCLLVTDSTMYVGSNNNGLFILRNEIVEKPDFDPISNTSIMALAIDTHGSIWVGTNGNGVVKIKNGVFTHYTTKNGLAGNVINALYATSDGRILIGSTNGLDVLENDRITSVALLQNIQVNALTMDSYGSVWAATERGLARINEAVGTEELFTKTQGLPTLELTSLTFDKEGSLWLTTSKAGLLRLKDTGIVTYSEANGLSLDLVNTIAEGNKGELYIGTDGGGIDVFINGKFAKLDLKHSLNNIGIRDICVDKDILWIGSYSGLLRKQGDQEILYNIASGLPAQDIRRILKDKNGDLWLATRAGGAIVFSNGKVKTSYNKENGLGANYILSIEQDQNGTIYLGTNGGGLALVDTNGNLATHHITDDDSGVLIFNIHIDKQGNIWLVANTGIFHFDGNHFIQLGLEHQVKGESYFDWVEDNAGNVWITTNKGILRIRKDEAINYIRNKNNPIKTRLYNNYDGMKNKECTGATRATLASSGEVWIPTIGGASVIHPDRIIENPIIPPVYITRLITDEQTFQKSEQTEIKSDNIRYTFQFTSLSLVAPGQNHFKFMLEGFDKQWIDGGLERETSYTNLPPGEYTFKVIASNNDELWNTQGAELRFHVKPFFYETKWFYFLLTLLVAGSLFGIYKWRIADIEKRNRELKKVNSELDKFVYSASHDLRAPLASVLGLVNVARLSDGKDIPLYLDLIEKSIQRLDGFIRDIIDFSRNARMEIIREEISFNTLIHEVLDDLRYLDEKNRILRMVTVNGHGVFHSDSRRLKIILANLISNAIKYHNVRKENPFIEVKVDYDDHLATIRVIDNGSGIAEQHMLNIFKMFYRANETIKGSGLGLYIVNETVEKLGGEISVSSKLDEGTTFTVSLPAIGKLNTN; encoded by the coding sequence ATGAAGGTGAGTATCTCTCGGATTTTGCTGGCCTGTGTGCTGATTATGTCTGCCAATGTGCAGGCACAAGAAAGGCTCAATACATTTCCGCCATCAAAGCCACTTTCACAAAGTTCTATTGACCAATGGACGGGTGACGATGGGCTCATCTCCAATAACCTGACAAGCGTGGTTCAGGGTAATCATGGCTTTCTTTGGATTACCGCATACAATGGTCTGCTACGCTTTGATGGGCACCACTTTGAATTATTCGATCGTGACAACACTCCCTTTCTGCAGTCAGATGCTTTTTATCAAACCTATAAAGAAGGAGATAAACTCTGGCTGGCCACTCAGGGCAGCGGCATTGTAGTTTATGAAAAAAATACACTGAAACCCTATCAACCCAAAGGGGGCACATTACCAAGCTCAATTCGATGCCTGTTGGTCACCGACAGTACCATGTATGTCGGATCAAACAATAATGGCCTGTTCATTTTAAGAAATGAAATTGTTGAAAAACCAGATTTCGATCCGATAAGCAACACCAGCATTATGGCCCTCGCAATAGATACTCATGGCTCAATATGGGTTGGAACCAATGGTAATGGTGTTGTTAAAATTAAAAATGGCGTATTCACCCACTACACAACCAAAAACGGACTTGCCGGAAATGTAATCAATGCTCTATATGCAACTTCCGATGGGCGCATCTTGATAGGCTCAACTAACGGGCTGGATGTGTTGGAGAATGATCGCATTACAAGTGTCGCATTATTACAAAACATTCAGGTCAACGCTCTTACCATGGATAGCTACGGCTCAGTATGGGCAGCCACAGAACGCGGCCTGGCAAGAATAAATGAAGCTGTCGGAACGGAAGAACTGTTTACGAAAACACAAGGATTGCCAACACTTGAACTTACTTCACTTACGTTTGATAAAGAAGGCAGTCTTTGGCTCACAACGAGTAAAGCCGGATTGCTGCGATTGAAAGATACCGGTATCGTAACCTATTCAGAAGCTAACGGCCTTTCGCTCGACCTGGTAAACACCATCGCAGAGGGAAATAAAGGAGAACTATACATTGGCACAGATGGTGGAGGCATTGATGTCTTCATCAATGGTAAATTCGCAAAGCTTGACCTTAAACATTCGCTAAACAATATTGGTATTCGGGATATCTGCGTTGATAAAGATATTCTTTGGATTGGTTCATACAGCGGGCTGCTTCGAAAGCAAGGTGATCAAGAAATCCTGTATAACATTGCATCAGGTTTACCCGCTCAGGACATCCGAAGGATATTAAAAGATAAAAATGGAGATTTATGGCTGGCCACACGTGCGGGAGGCGCCATTGTATTTTCAAATGGAAAAGTAAAAACCAGCTACAACAAAGAAAATGGATTGGGTGCCAATTATATTCTTTCCATTGAACAAGATCAAAACGGAACAATCTACCTCGGCACCAATGGTGGCGGATTAGCGTTGGTAGACACGAATGGAAACCTGGCAACGCATCACATTACCGATGATGATTCCGGTGTATTGATTTTTAATATCCACATTGACAAACAGGGCAACATTTGGCTGGTGGCTAATACCGGCATATTTCATTTCGATGGCAATCATTTTATTCAGCTTGGCCTTGAACATCAGGTTAAAGGCGAAAGCTACTTCGATTGGGTAGAAGATAATGCTGGAAATGTATGGATAACCACTAACAAAGGGATACTTCGCATTCGAAAAGATGAAGCCATTAACTACATCCGAAACAAAAATAATCCAATAAAAACCCGGCTTTACAACAACTACGATGGCATGAAAAATAAAGAATGCACCGGGGCAACACGTGCTACGCTGGCTTCCTCCGGTGAAGTGTGGATTCCTACAATTGGTGGTGCCTCAGTAATTCATCCTGATCGAATAATTGAAAACCCTATTATTCCTCCGGTTTACATTACCCGCTTGATTACGGATGAGCAAACGTTTCAGAAAAGTGAACAAACAGAAATCAAGTCTGACAACATCCGGTACACCTTTCAATTTACCAGCCTTAGTTTGGTTGCCCCCGGGCAAAATCATTTTAAATTCATGCTGGAGGGCTTTGATAAACAATGGATTGATGGCGGACTGGAACGCGAAACTTCTTATACAAATCTGCCCCCAGGTGAGTATACGTTTAAAGTCATAGCCTCAAATAATGATGAACTTTGGAATACACAAGGGGCCGAATTAAGATTTCATGTAAAGCCTTTCTTCTATGAAACAAAATGGTTCTATTTTTTACTTACCTTACTTGTAGCCGGTTCACTTTTTGGCATATACAAATGGAGGATAGCCGATATTGAAAAGCGAAACCGTGAGCTAAAAAAGGTAAATAGTGAATTGGATAAATTTGTCTATAGCGCTTCACATGATTTACGCGCCCCCCTGGCATCAGTACTTGGCCTTGTCAATGTTGCCCGGTTAAGCGATGGTAAGGATATACCACTCTACCTTGATCTTATTGAAAAGAGTATTCAACGATTAGATGGATTTATACGCGACATTATTGACTTCTCACGGAACGCCCGTATGGAAATTATCCGGGAAGAAATTTCATTTAATACCCTGATTCACGAAGTGCTGGATGATCTCCGTTACCTGGATGAAAAAAACCGAATACTAAGAATGGTTACCGTAAACGGTCACGGAGTTTTCCATTCAGACAGCCGAAGGTTAAAAATCATTCTGGCTAACCTTATTTCCAACGCAATCAAATATCATAACGTCCGAAAAGAAAACCCTTTTATCGAGGTAAAAGTTGATTATGACGACCACCTGGCAACCATTAGGGTAATTGATAATGGATCTGGGATTGCCGAGCAGCACATGCTAAACATTTTCAAGATGTTCTATCGTGCTAATGAAACTATCAAGGGATCAGGCCTTGGATTGTACATTGTAAACGAAACAGTTGAAAAGCTAGGTGGCGAGATCAGTGTTTCATCAAAACTTGATGAAGGAACTACATTTACCGTTAGCCTGCCAGCAATCGGAAAACTGAATACCAATTAA
- a CDS encoding PLD nuclease N-terminal domain-containing protein — MVRILGLLIIVIAILAIIDVWKRESSVEKRLLWTVVIIFLPIVGSLAWYAISRGIIKL, encoded by the coding sequence ATGGTAAGGATATTAGGACTGTTAATCATCGTTATTGCCATTTTGGCAATAATTGATGTATGGAAAAGGGAGTCCAGCGTGGAGAAAAGGCTGCTATGGACAGTAGTTATTATTTTTTTACCAATTGTTGGTTCGCTTGCCTGGTATGCGATTAGTCGCGGTATAATTAAGCTTTAA
- a CDS encoding OmpA family protein: protein MSLRSTTAFLILILFSSCVVTKKKYDDILAQKVRLEADLADKEGQLEKANESLQQLDERVKKLSADTTSMAETLRAREARLNDLDKEYTQLNAYYKNLLTSSGKLNRDLAQQQEQLLAIQANLDRTRRMNDSLNVSLTEREKKVQELESVLAAKDKAVNDLKNKISNALLNFKENDLTVNVKNGKVYVSLAEQLLFASGSTDVDSKGITALQQLAKAIKDQKDINILIEGHTDNVPISRKSQYMQDNWDLSVMRATAITKILTKAGVSPKQITASGRGEYIPLAANDTPQNKQKNRRTEIIITPNLDELFKILESN, encoded by the coding sequence ATGAGCTTACGATCTACAACTGCATTTTTAATTCTTATCCTCTTTTCTTCTTGTGTGGTTACCAAGAAGAAATACGATGATATTCTTGCGCAAAAAGTAAGACTGGAAGCAGATTTAGCTGACAAGGAAGGTCAGCTTGAAAAAGCTAATGAATCTTTGCAGCAACTAGATGAGCGTGTAAAGAAGCTTTCAGCTGACACCACTTCAATGGCGGAAACCCTTCGTGCGCGTGAAGCCCGTTTGAATGACCTAGATAAGGAATATACCCAGCTCAATGCTTATTATAAAAATTTACTCACCAGTAGTGGTAAGCTTAATCGTGATTTGGCGCAGCAGCAGGAGCAATTATTGGCTATTCAGGCAAACCTTGATCGTACACGTAGAATGAACGATTCTCTTAATGTAAGCCTGACTGAACGTGAAAAGAAGGTTCAAGAGTTGGAGAGTGTATTGGCAGCCAAGGATAAGGCTGTGAACGATCTTAAAAATAAAATTTCGAATGCCTTGTTAAATTTTAAAGAGAATGATCTAACAGTAAATGTTAAAAATGGTAAGGTATATGTTTCGTTGGCGGAGCAACTTCTTTTTGCTTCCGGTAGTACTGATGTGGACAGTAAAGGAATAACAGCTTTGCAGCAATTAGCCAAAGCCATTAAAGATCAAAAAGATATTAACATTTTGATTGAAGGGCACACAGACAACGTGCCGATCTCCAGAAAATCGCAATACATGCAGGATAACTGGGATCTTAGTGTGATGCGCGCCACAGCCATTACAAAAATTTTAACCAAGGCTGGTGTTTCTCCCAAGCAAATCACCGCTTCTGGTAGGGGTGAGTATATTCCCCTGGCAGCAAACGACACCCCTCAGAATAAACAGAAAAACAGGCGGACTGAAATTATCATTACGCCTAATCTTGATGAATTGTTTAAAATACTGGAGTCAAACTAA
- a CDS encoding SDR family oxidoreductase, with the protein MEGMLKPGTLKNKTVIITGGGTGLGRSMGKYMLELGANLVITSRKQAVLEKTAEELKNETGGNVLPVACDIRKYEEIENVIRQTEATFGQIYGVLNNAAGNFISPTERLSHRAFDIVVDIVLKGTYYTTLAAGKNWIAKKQPGVFLNIVTTYAWTGSGYVVPSACGKAGVLALTRSLAVEWAKYNIRSNAIAPGPFPTEGAWSRLLPGDLVKKFNPADRIPLKRVGEHQELANLAAYLMSDYSAYINGEVITIDGGEWLRNGGEFSHLEHIPEQMWDMLEKQRGR; encoded by the coding sequence ATGGAAGGAATGCTGAAACCAGGAACGCTGAAAAACAAAACAGTAATTATTACGGGGGGTGGCACGGGCTTAGGCCGATCGATGGGGAAATATATGCTGGAGTTGGGTGCAAATCTTGTGATTACGAGTCGAAAGCAAGCTGTATTGGAAAAAACAGCAGAGGAGCTAAAAAACGAAACCGGTGGCAACGTCTTGCCTGTAGCCTGCGACATCCGGAAATATGAGGAAATAGAAAATGTAATACGTCAAACTGAAGCAACATTTGGACAAATATATGGAGTACTTAATAATGCTGCCGGTAATTTCATCAGCCCTACAGAACGTCTTTCTCACCGCGCTTTCGATATTGTAGTAGACATTGTGCTGAAAGGAACATATTATACAACACTGGCTGCAGGTAAAAATTGGATTGCCAAAAAACAGCCAGGCGTATTCCTGAATATTGTTACCACCTATGCGTGGACAGGCTCAGGTTATGTGGTTCCATCGGCTTGCGGTAAAGCCGGAGTATTAGCCCTCACAAGATCGTTGGCTGTTGAATGGGCTAAATACAACATCAGAAGCAACGCGATTGCCCCAGGCCCCTTCCCTACTGAAGGAGCGTGGAGCAGATTGCTGCCGGGTGATTTGGTAAAAAAATTTAATCCGGCAGATCGTATTCCCCTTAAACGGGTTGGTGAACATCAGGAGTTGGCCAATCTTGCAGCATACCTCATGTCAGATTATTCCGCCTACATTAATGGAGAGGTGATCACTATTGATGGAGGCGAATGGCTTAGAAATGGTGGTGAATTCAGTCACCTTGAACACATACCTGAACAAATGTGGGATATGCTGGAAAAGCAACGGGGCCGATGA